From the genome of Hymenobacter cellulosilyticus, one region includes:
- a CDS encoding N-acetylmuramoyl-L-alanine amidase family protein produces MLLSLLTVQTFAQSSYRRVKARNGDGVETLLLRNGLNPRQYGASFKQLNRKNLTRRNGLVTGRTYLLPKRAVTRKTPARTTRSTRTARTATAAPQVVGKGPISKSVLFGPRYGAPAARYGTLRGAVYYLSSGHGGPDPGAIGKYGSYKLAEDEYAYDVTVRLARVLLEYGATVYVMVQDPNDGIRDENVLPMDYDEVQYPNLRIPLSQVQRLRQRIAQVNRLHARHKGAYQRLLALHVDSRSEGQNIDVFFYHHANSPTGERLARNIHRVFTSRYKRSQPNRPYSGNVSERSNLYEVRNSHAAAVFMELGNIRNQKDQRRFVVADNRQALANWIAEGIIADYRGKK; encoded by the coding sequence GTGCTCCTGAGTCTGCTGACCGTGCAGACCTTTGCCCAGTCTTCCTACCGACGCGTAAAAGCCCGCAACGGCGACGGGGTAGAAACTCTGCTGCTGCGCAACGGCCTAAATCCGCGCCAGTATGGAGCCTCCTTTAAGCAGCTCAATAGGAAAAACCTGACCCGCCGCAACGGTCTGGTTACCGGCCGTACCTACCTGCTGCCCAAGCGCGCCGTTACCCGCAAAACCCCAGCCCGCACCACTCGAAGCACCCGCACGGCCCGTACCGCCACCGCCGCTCCGCAAGTCGTGGGCAAAGGCCCCATCAGCAAATCGGTTCTGTTTGGCCCCCGCTACGGGGCCCCCGCCGCCCGCTACGGCACGCTGCGGGGTGCGGTGTACTACCTGTCTTCCGGCCACGGCGGCCCCGACCCCGGCGCCATCGGCAAGTACGGTTCCTACAAGCTGGCCGAGGATGAGTACGCCTACGACGTGACCGTGCGCCTGGCCCGGGTGCTGCTCGAATACGGCGCTACGGTGTACGTGATGGTGCAGGACCCCAACGACGGTATACGCGACGAGAACGTGCTGCCCATGGACTACGACGAAGTGCAGTACCCCAATCTGCGCATCCCGCTCAGCCAGGTGCAGCGCCTGCGCCAGCGCATTGCCCAGGTCAACCGGCTGCACGCCCGCCACAAAGGAGCTTACCAGCGCCTGCTGGCCTTGCACGTCGACAGCCGCAGCGAGGGCCAGAACATCGACGTGTTCTTCTACCACCACGCCAACAGTCCCACGGGCGAACGGCTGGCCCGCAACATTCACCGGGTCTTTACCAGCCGCTACAAACGCTCCCAGCCCAACCGCCCCTACTCGGGCAACGTGTCGGAGCGCAGCAACCTGTATGAGGTGCGCAACAGCCACGCCGCGGCCGTTTTTATGGAACTAGGCAACATCCGCAACCAGAAAGACCAGCGCCGCTTCGTGGTGGCCGACAACCGGCAAGCCCTGGCCAACTGGATTGCCGAAGGCATCATTGCCGATTACCGGGGCAAGAAGTAG
- a CDS encoding ATP-grasp domain-containing protein, translated as MRAYINQDATGEWASTNCFAAADGFRQMGWEIVPFHRFSELLHDEPEDIVVSHIDDVEGALRALGCAVPPALDYPAELAPFLGRRLWQSTINEVAADPSQWPVFVKPRLARKKFTGVLVRHFRDLAGCGDQAENTPVWCAEPVQFVAEWCCFVRYGEVLAAQPYRGDWRAHFDPRVVEAAVAAYSEAPKAYALDIGLTAAGPRWSLK; from the coding sequence ATGCGCGCTTATATCAACCAGGACGCGACTGGCGAATGGGCCAGCACCAACTGCTTTGCTGCCGCCGACGGGTTCCGGCAGATGGGCTGGGAAATTGTGCCGTTCCACCGCTTCAGCGAACTACTCCACGACGAGCCCGAAGACATTGTCGTCAGCCATATTGATGACGTGGAAGGCGCACTTCGGGCCCTGGGCTGCGCCGTGCCGCCCGCCCTGGACTACCCAGCCGAGCTGGCCCCGTTTCTGGGGCGGCGCCTGTGGCAATCGACCATCAACGAGGTAGCCGCCGACCCTTCGCAGTGGCCGGTGTTTGTGAAGCCCCGGCTGGCCCGCAAAAAGTTTACCGGCGTGCTGGTGCGCCACTTTCGCGACCTGGCCGGCTGCGGCGACCAGGCCGAAAATACGCCCGTATGGTGTGCCGAGCCCGTGCAGTTCGTGGCCGAGTGGTGCTGCTTCGTGCGCTACGGCGAGGTGCTGGCCGCCCAGCCCTACCGCGGCGACTGGCGCGCCCATTTCGACCCGCGCGTGGTAGAAGCTGCCGTGGCGGCCTATTCCGAAGCGCCCAAAGCCTACGCCCTCGACATCGGCCTTACCGCTGCCGGGCCACGTTGGTCATTGAAATAA